A window of Rhizophagus irregularis chromosome 9, complete sequence genomic DNA:
CATTGTCACAAAAATGAAGTGCTGATGTTCAATGTTTTATTGAATATCTCGACATCCAGTGGTCATAGAAAGATGATCTAAAGCTCATTAGATTCGCCTTGATGCAACGATTCGAATGAGCTATTGTGCATCTCTATACGACTACTGGTTGCCAAGATATTTGGTAAAACGTGAAATAGCGCAAtatcacaaaataaataatgctgATTTTGACATTTAGTtgaatatctcagcatccagtgattGTATAAGGATGAAATTAGCGCCATTCAATCCATCTCAATGAGATGATTTGAATGAGCTTTTATGCAACTCTTCAATctgcattttaaaaaaaatccaatctGAATTCCAGTTTCTATTCGGGTTATGAGATACAGATTTACAATCCGgatatctgaaaaaaaaaaatctggatCAATCTGGATTGATCCGGATATGGGTCGAAGCACTACtaataatcatattaataaaaattatcagttaaattttttactttaatataaaaaaatttttttttagaaatttataattaattgttactATATATAAGTAGTTGAGTATAGAGGTTCTGCactatagttttttttataagtattaattattgaaattttattataaaaattaaaattacaagtaattttaactttatcaaATAACTTTACTTAAgcaataaaatgtaatttactttaattaaaatgttgaaattacattttaaaatcattaaataaatgtaaaaaatttagaaatcaAAAGTTGGTTcagttataaaaatatgtatttattctaatcctataaaaattaaattatatataattttaactctATTGAACAACTTTAGTagatgattatttaatttaagtactAAAATTAcgctttaaatttataaataaaaaaaatagtaatttattatagaaataatgtatttaccgcaccctgcgttacaaatttatatatatttttatgtttatcatttgCCATTTTAGGGGGGGTGCGGCGTATAAACTAAAGAttgacataaataatttacaaaaaaggaaggatgctttgtaacgcagggtgcggtaaataaattcactctttattataaaaaatacaaatacttttataaatattaataaaaatcttacataaataaaatctaaataaatttaactttctaaataattttatttaaataataaaagattgtttttttttttgattaaaatagaaaaattatatattaaaagtttaataatattaaaaaataatataattttttttatttttttgtgttttatataaaattaatattttgaacaaTACTGATATAACTTACATTTGAATTTgcttaaaatttatattaaaatttttcatattaacaaaagtattttcaaaaattttattattttatatacctTACAactagtaattcaattttaataaaatttatatcattaaattcatcTTAATAAGTggattctaataataataaaattggatttttagctttaatattgataaaattatactatactataaaatgtatttttactttagtatttaaagtttatttatgaattgtattaatattattataagtcTCATGATATACTAACTACTATGAAAATAGGACctttgattaaaaatgaagctaactattaaaaaaaagattattaaaatcagatcactaaatttaaagataagttcaaattgaatttgaaatatatatataatttttaattattttaattgaaattaaactaactgaagatttttttttaaaaaacaaattaaataaattaaatgatttatatttaaaatcataatatttatatttagataattcatattatacatgagatttaattaatatgtttaatgataaaaagtgtaataaattaattttagttgttttacttgtatttttatatatcttgtaattaattgatttaataaattaataaatacagtatattgtaatttaaaaaagaaaataaaatttgtgtgCACCCGCGCATGTGTACACCTtccatttttggtaatttttatatagtaaatttgtcgatcatcaattatcacgtgactttagtaaaatcccaatttttttaaatattcataccGCAACTCTTACGTACATATTATAGAgccttaaaattttatttactatgcATATTTTTGCCCATtctacaactttacttaatgaGCCATGAAGGGTTTAGAAtgtcatttttgacttttatatataatatatccatGGGGGTGCGCAAGAACCccgaataatactaatataactcacaaatgatcggcatgcATTTACTATTAACTCTacgcaacttttttttcatagtaacGCTACGCAAATCCaaattttagttcaaaaaaatttttgttactaatataattcatttcacattttttctattaaaatattaataaaatcagtaaACAAAAAtctcattttatattaaaatagtgtgtttcgcacttttttctattaaaatattaataaaattgtgcGAAAATCaccatttatttgttaaaatggtgcgtttcgcactttttaaataaaaatattaataatatcatgcGAAAGCTACTtccatttatttgttaaaatagtgcgtttcgcacttttttataataaaatattaataaaataaaggtgcgaaactctccatttatttgtcaaaatggtgcgtttcgcacttttttatattaaaatattaataaaaggtgcgaaactctccatttatttgtcaaaatggtgcgtttcgcacttttttatattaaaatattaataaaatggtgcgaaactctccatttttttgttaaaatggtgcgtttcgcacttttttatattaaaatattaataaaatgtgcGAAACTCccgatttttttgttaaaatggtgtgtttcgcacttttctattaaattattaataaaatggtgcgtttcgcactttttctattaaaatattaataaaatggtacgtttcgcactttttttatattaaaatattaattaaatggtgcgaaactcaccaattatttattaaaattgtgcgtttcgcacttttttctattaaaatgttaataaaatggtgcgaaattcaccattttttgttaaagtagtgcatttcgcactttttttttattaaaaaatattaaaataatgcgAAATGCATTACTTTTTGTTActatatacaattaattaccaaaatccgtaatattgcaaatttcataaatatattacgGACCCATCCTTAATGGTTTTGCGcaacttaatttttatcaattgatCAACATATaatgcaatatatttataaactctACGCAAACGTGATATGTGAGTTATCCCAAAATTGACCGATCTACGCAAACCCGTTTGTGAGTTATATCAGTATTATTCGGGGTCCTGGTGCGCATATgcacaaattttaaatcctttaaaaaataaaaaagtattttttaaaattttaaactataatatctttatttaaaattagctaattaataaaatttattatattataataagaaaatctaatataatttacttaatagTTTAAAGCTAactaatgttttatttaatggCCAAAATTTTCAgacttataattatattacagtcagacctctatAATTGTACACCCCTTGGGACCATAtgcataattttcaaaatagtgcATTTAAAGAGGGAatgcatttataaaaataaaataattagagatCATATAAGCTTAAGACTGAACCAAAAGGTACATTTAGAGAAGATATATATAGTGGGTGTAATTATGGAGAGTGCAATTATAGAGGTCTGattgtatataaaatgaatttattggttaacacatatttataattatatataatattcaaattataatcattctaatttctaaatattatttttgaagttattaaatattttattattaaattttttgtatttttttttaaattgcttgcttttataatattttgcatgcaaatatacaattttttgtttacttttaatactgattaatataataaaaaataaggaaaattATTACACGCTTATTAGGATTGTGCAGAATTCATTGTActgatatttttgttattatgcccaatatttttaatgatgattgacaatataattatattagcaTATGCACTAATTCTAATATCACATATACTTCTCCACTAATTAATTACGTTGTATTTTGGCGAACAGatcaattcactatttattataaaattactatgaattaattacgtctgttaaaatacattacgtctgttaaaataaatttaattagtattttgtcattttgacgaaaagtataatcacatataataatattgttattgaaCAGGGCTATATTGGCCTTCAGCCGATATTTTGACGCCCGTTCAATAACATACAATTACTTttgcaatttaaaaaattttggcttaaattatgtaatttttgtaattttaaactaCATTATGTTAGCTTATTTtgactaataataatagactttttacctatttttttaaataaatactaccTATAtgaatatcaagaaaaaaaattacaaattttaactagaaactgtaaaataaaatactataattcactgtaatttatatattcatatattttattaataataattataactgatataattgatttttgcttataatgtaatattttaacaataactttttaattttactgaaaagtataattttagtaatattattttataaaagtcatatattaataaaattttttttttaataaaaattcagattataataatttaagccaacattattacaatatataaagttgatctgaattattataagttttagtcaatatattttatttcaaatttgagttaattatataaaaattatgcaattttaaatgcttataactttttatataaatcatcttttaaaaatctaaCCAGTAATTTGATagagtttattataatttatttttcttaaattgtattttttttaagaaattaaaagatttttaagtattatatttttattgttaaatatagACTTCCAGTTTTATATCTATTTCTTTTAAGGTTGTGGGCAAAACCCCATAGTAAACGCAAAATTTgacaaaactatattaaaatattaataaaaatttggcaaaacttgattataaaaatcatatgaaatgacaaaactataataaactcttataaaaaaattgacgaaACTGAGGTTCAGACATTTTGCCAAATTCAAAAACCAGTTTAGTCTGCAAccttaatttctttaaattttatattttcttatttattttttatcttataaaattttcttactttattaaatatgtttttttgcttgtttttaaattatttaaaattaatttctcttattataattagataaatacaaatttttaagtaattaatatactaaatttctgttgatataatatttttaataatacaattataataaaatgaaaatcttttattatgtaaattttttttactttattaaaacttttaatatttacttatatttccaaaattataataataattttatattttcagatTTCCATTTCTGTTAACTAAATATTAccttttttactttaaatataaatgataatttttcatatatttacaaaattattacaatagtaaaatcttttattaatttgatcacttattgatttattaagtattataatactttataactaatttatgattattatgtaAAGGTAATTAAGTAGACACAAAAAAAGAGTATTTTTAGTACTTTAATAGATATTAAACCAGGAgtagaaaaataaatgtttactttttaataataaagactataaaattatgcaaatgTATAAgtaattacttaataataagaaaaaaaagttagttaaattaaagaatagaatagtaattatattataaagtgataataaaattataataatataaaattgtaaatattagaaaatgcaTAAAGAAATAGTTAGAATGTAAAATAGATAActagcaaaaaaaaagtaaatcatAGGTTATAAAGTAGTAACCAAATTATAGAAATTAGATTATAGagtaataatcaaattatagatattagatTATAGAGTAGTAATTAGACTACAAAGtggtaattaaattataaaataataaacagatTATAGAGTAGTAATCAGGTTATAGAAGGTAACTAAATTATAGATTGATAACCAGATTACTATCAGATTGTAAAGTAGTAATCAAATTATAGAGTGGTAATTAGGTATAGAATagtaatcaaaatataaagtaGTACTATAACCTAgttttaatgtaattatattaaagagagttcattaaatttatatataataaaatgatgtataatttatactattatagtaattattaaaaaaaaataattaattatttttattacaatttataatataaaataaaatttaatagtttttttcttttttttacatttatttttttttatagattttttatataattttaaaaattttgttttttatagtaattggCTAAATGAAAAGttgcaaaatatttgtattaaatatatttttatgtatgttactttaaaaaaaaagattacaatcttaattttaaagaaaatttagtatttattgaatttttttttccttttttaaagcCTCATATAAGCATAGAGCAGACAATGCTTTCATATCTGGAATTTTCCACAATTCATTCAACTTAATTAACCTAACAACAATATTTTCACCATGATCTCTTAATCCACCCAATTTACCTTCcaactttattatatcatttatattcaTATCTTTAATACACAAGCATAATCTTATAAATTCATCACTACCACCAGGAGATGGATAAGCTCCTTTATATTGATTTCCATAAGCCAATTCTGTCATATCAATCAAATCTTGATCTTTAATTACAATACCCGTTTCTTCTCTAATTTCTTCACTTGCTTTTCCGGTAAAATTACCAGATCCATCAAGCattcctaaagaaaaaaaatttatgagaattacatttttttattgaccaataaaatttgacaAAGTTACCTGCAGGTATCTCTGGAAAAGCAAGTGAAGGAACAGGTATACGTGGTTGTTCTGTTAATACAACATGTTCATTTACAGTTTCATTTTCATCTTTAGATCTAAGAATCAACAAAACTGCGACAGAGCCGCCTCTCTGAAATGTTCAAAATTgaatttagtttattataaccaaaaggagaattaatcacaaaaaataaatttcactaTTGATAACCATAAAAACGATTCCAGGAACATTTTTTCCGTTCTCAATTAATCTCGCGTCTactttaaatttgataaaaccTATTTTAGGACCAAAATAATCAACATTTTGTATTTCGACTTTTTTAAATTCGAGTTCTTTCTTTTTGACTGAATAAGATTCTTTTGATATAGCAGAAACCCAATCTTTAAAAGGTTTAAATTCTAGGACGGAAGCAACGTCAATGTTAGTTTGTAACGCTGTAACAGGAACGCTAGTTCCGGCTATATCAATGGTAATATTATTGTCGGACATAAGTGTTGTTCGTTGtcgttttaaaaaattggtatttataaaataattattccaaCCAAGAAATTTATTGTGCGAAAGttgaatcaattttaatttaggtaaaaaaccatttaaaaTGGTACAATTTGTGACccgaaaattattatacatgcgaaaatattcgaaaaaaatgatcattatctataccaaataaaaaagctttaatttataaggctaattcaattataatatcacAATGTTTGTATGAcgaatgatataaataatcaagCATAATATTGTAAAGACGTCTTTTTCTTTGCCATTACTTCTTGAATACCTATTAAAATTGTGAATGAtgaacaataatttatttaagtaaTAGAAAGTGAatgcaattattaaaaacttaccATCCATAAAATCTTCATGGCTCAGTTCAGTTGCTCCTCTCCTCAAAGCCAACATACCAGCTTCTACACAGACAGCTTTACATTGAGCTCCATTAAATTCATCACAGCAACGTGCCAATTCCTCGTAATTAACCTCTGTTCCAACGGTCATTTTACGTGAATGGATTTGAAGAATACGTGCACGTGCCTCTTCATTTGGAAGTGGGAATTCTATCTTTCTATCAAGACGTCCTGATCGTAAAAGCGCGGGATCAAGAATGTCAATACGGTTTGTCGCAGCAATcacctataataaataaacagtGTTTAGACATTCTCCATAACATACATATGAATGTACTCGAAACATATATAATGCACACTTTAATCCTTTCGTCGCTGCTGAAACCGTCGAGTTGATTCAATAATTCCAACATAGTTCTCTGTACTTCACGGTCACCACTTTTTTCGCTATCAAAACGTTTTGTTCCTATAGCGTCCAATTCATCAATGAAAATAATTGCAGGCGACTTCTCTTTAGCCAGGTTAAAAGCATCACGAACAAGTTTGGCACCATCACCAATAaacatctttaataaatagaaaaggaaaatcaattatcattaaaataactttttgaatttttatatatattcacCTGAACGAGCTGTGGACCAGCCAACTTTAGATATGTGGATTTAGTTTGAGCTGCGCAAGCTCTTGCTAGTAATGTTTTTCCAGTACCGGGTGGCCCATACATCAATACTCCTAAGAATAAACTTGATTAgtcttgaaataaaattttttttttattactaaccAATTTTACCTTTTGGCGGTTTTATACCCAAATTTTTGAATCTTTCAGCATGTGACATTGGTAATACAATCGCCTCCACCAATTCTTCAATTTGTTTGTCTAAACCAccaatatcattataatcCTCGGTGGGTTTTTCGTCGACTTCCATAGCTTTAACACGTGAGTCATATCTGTAGAATGAATGTTTAATTAACAAAGTTTTTATTACTTGAAcctttaaattattacttactcAGCAGGTAATGTGTCTAGAACCAAATAACTGTCTTTATTTACGCCGATTAAATCTCCTGGTTTTAAAGTGGTTGGATCAACAAGACCGATTAAGGGCAAGAAAATTgtctaaaaataattctcagcataaattaaaataaagatctCAAATTTCTTACCAATCACATAAAATCAAATCGTACATACCTGACGTGTTGAAGTCTTGATTACGGCACATTTTCCTTTTCGAACTGCATCAAGGTCAACATTAGCACCATCTTCCTCGGGTTCATCGTTTGGATCCATATCGAGTAACTAATATTGagtttaacattttaaaaaaacttataaaaactaaaaagaattgaattcaaatt
This region includes:
- a CDS encoding 26S proteasome regulatory subunit 6A, producing MTTLEDKAIWEKAEEEEEDLGADIIKSSTDDIMNRTRLLENDIKVMKSEHMRLTHEQNSMKEKIKDNKEKIKVNKQLPYLVGNVVELLDMDPNDEPEEDGANVDLDAVRKGKCAVIKTSTRQTIFLPLIGLVDPTTLKPGDLIGVNKDSYLVLDTLPAEYDSRVKAMEVDEKPTEDYNDIGGLDKQIEELVEAIVLPMSHAERFKNLGIKPPKGVLMYGPPGTGKTLLARACAAQTKSTYLKLAGPQLVQMFIGDGAKLVRDAFNLAKEKSPAIIFIDELDAIGTKRFDSEKSGDREVQRTMLELLNQLDGFSSDERIKVIAATNRIDILDPALLRSGRLDRKIEFPLPNEEARARILQIHSRKMTVGTEVNYEELARCCDEFNGAQCKAVCVEAGMLALRRGATELSHEDFMDGIQEVMAKKKTSLQYYA